AGGGGACTGTGCTGTTTGCCGGGCAGGATCGCCTTGGCGATCAGCCCCAACACGAATCCCACGATGATCGCCCACAACCAGCCCATGGCTGCCTCCTCGTACGGCTCGACGTGAGCATTACGCCCAGTGTCGGCCCGGTCGCGCTACGGCGCATGTCGGGTACGGCGCTACACGCTCCGGCGCAGGCCACTCACCGTGGTCGCAGGTGCCCCGGTCTCGTAGGCGACGCAGGTGCGGCGTAACGTGGAGGCTGTCCGGGCTCGGTTGCTCCGCCTGGGCAGGGCGGGTACGGGCCGGGCAGAGTCCGATGCGGGCGGATGGTGAAATGTGATGCGGAAGCAGCATGGTGGCGGCGACGCCCAGGTATTCCGGATCACTGGGGCCCGGGCGAGCCTTCATGAGGACGTGCGCGGGCGGCAACGGCGCTACGTCATCTCGATGTCGGTCCGTACGGTGTCCGTGGTCCTCGCGGCCTCGCTCTGGAACGTCGAACGGCACGTCGCGATCGTGGCGTTGGTGCTCGGGGTGGTGCTCCCCTACATCTCGGTGGTGATCGCCAACGCCGGGCGGGAGAACGCGCCGTCGCTTCCGTCGACGTTCGTGACCGCGCCGACGCCGCCGATGATCGCGCCACCGCGGGACGACGACGGCTTCGCGGAACCGGCGACGGAAGACTCCACGGCCGAACCGGAGCCCGGCGCGAGAAGCGAGCGCAGCGACCGGACGTGAGCTTTACGGGCGCTTTCCAGCCGGAGGTCGGCTCCGTACCAAGCTCAGTAAAAGCTCAGATCAATCATGTTGTTCCGGTGCCGAGCGCGTACTGACCCGTGACATACTTTCTAAGCGCTCCGCATCCCCCGTCGGAGCGACAGACCGACGCCGGGCAGCTCCCCCCGTGGCTGCTCGGCGTCGCCTTTTGTGGGGTTAGGGTCGGGGCGTGAATCTGAACGTCCCCGGCAACGATCCGGCCTCTCCCATCTGCTCCGCCAAGGGCTGCCGTGCCGCCG
This genomic window from Streptomyces sp. DG2A-72 contains:
- a CDS encoding DUF3099 domain-containing protein translates to MRKQHGGGDAQVFRITGARASLHEDVRGRQRRYVISMSVRTVSVVLAASLWNVERHVAIVALVLGVVLPYISVVIANAGRENAPSLPSTFVTAPTPPMIAPPRDDDGFAEPATEDSTAEPEPGARSERSDRT